The Cynocephalus volans isolate mCynVol1 chromosome 2, mCynVol1.pri, whole genome shotgun sequence genome window below encodes:
- the DDX51 gene encoding ATP-dependent RNA helicase DDX51: protein MALFHVARYPGPEETAEAGAEGRAHALLERLQRRARERQRQQQEPAPPEAAAQAAGRRRRPRRRRAGGAAPGSPAARRGKQRKADGEGSGSSEAAPDGQSPEAAAGLAAPALVLGGFARRKAPKVQPFLPTWLAEPSCVRKNVTEDLVPIEDIPEVHPDLQKQLRAQGILSYFPVQAAVIPALLESAANGFLVGRGGYQPSDLCVSAPTGSGKTLAFVIPVVQALLQRAVCHIRALVVLPTKELAQQVSKVFNIYTDATPLRVALVTGQKSLAKEQESLIQKTADGYRCLADIVVATPGRLVDHIDQTPGFSLQQLRFLVIDEADRMIDSMHQSWLPRVVAAAFQSECPADPCALLQRKQPLAVTTASTCYPQMPLQKLLFSATLTQNPEKLQQLGLYQPRLFSTGLAQKGPRDTDIDMDGDSGGKYTFPVGLTHHYVPCSLSSKPLAILHLILEMNFSRVLCFTNSRENSHRLFLLVQAFGGVSVAEFSSRYGPGQRKTVLKQFEQGKIQLLISTDATARGIDVRGVELVVNYDAPQYLRIYVHRVGRTARAGKTGQAFTLLLKVQERRFLQMLTEAGVPELERHEVSSELLQPLVPQYEEALSQLEKTIKEERKQKVA, encoded by the exons ATGGCGCTGTTCCACGTCGCGCGGTACCCGGGCCCCGAGGAGACGGCGGAGGCGGGGGCGGAGGGTCGGGCCCACGCGCTGCTCGAGAGGCTGCAGCGTCGGGCCCGcgagcggcagcggcagcagcaagAGCCCGCGCCCCCCGAAGCGGCCGCGCAAGCGGCGGGGAGGCGGCGGCGAccccggcggcggcgggcgggcggcgcgGCGCCGGGGAGCCCGGCCGCGCGGCGGGGGAAGCAGCGGAAAGCGGACGGCGAGGGCTCAGGAAGCAGCGAGGCGGCCCCAGACGGACAGTCCCCAGAGGCAGCGGCCGGGCTCGCGGCCCCCGCGCTGGTGCTGGGGGGCTTTGCGAGGAGGAAGGCGCCAAAG GTCCAGCCTTTTCTTCCAACGTGGTTGGCTGAGCCAAGCTGTGTCAGGAAAAATGTCACTGAAGATCTTGTTCCCATCGAGGACATCCCGGAGGTTCACCCTGACCTGCAGAAGCAGCTGCGGGCACAGGGCATCTTATCCTACTTTCCAG TCCAGGCAGCTGTGATTCCTGCCCTCCTGGAGAGTGCGGCCAATGGGTTTTTAGTGGGCAGGGGTGGCTACCAGCCCAGTGATCTCTGTGTTTCGGCCCCAACAGGCAGTGGGAAGACGCTGGCCTTTGTCATCCCTGTGGTGCAG GCACTGCTGCAGCGAGCAGTATGCCACATCCGTGCCCTGGTCGTGCTGCCCACCAAGGAGCTGGCCCAGCAG GTGAGCAAAGTATTCAACATCTATACAGATGCTACACCTCTGCGGGTTGCTCTGGTTACTGGACAGAAATCATTGGCCAAGGAGCAGGAGAGCCTCATCCAGAAAAC AGCAGATGGCTACCGCTGCCTGGCTGATATTGTGGTGGCCACCCCTGGCCGCCTGGTAGACCACATCGACCAGACTCCAGGATTCAGCCTCCAGCAGCTCCGCTTCCTG GTTATTGACGAGGCTGACCGCATGATAGACAGCATGCACCAGTCCTGGCTGCCACGGGTGGTGGCGGCAGCCTTCCAGAGCGAGTGCCCTGCAGACCCCTGTGCCCTACTCCAGAGAAAGCAGCCCCTGGCAGTAACCACTGCTAG taCCTGCTATCCCCAGATGCCTCTGCAGAAGCTACTCTTTTCGGCCACTCTGACCCAGAACCCTGAAAAGCTGCAGCAGCTTGGCCTTTACCAGCCTCGGCTTTTCTCCACGGGGCTGGCACAGAAGGGACCCAGGGACACAGACATCGACATGGATGGGGATTCAGGTGGGAAGTACACCTTCCCTGTAGGACTCACG CACCACTACGTGCCCTGCAGCCTCAGCTCCAAGCCACTGGCCATCCTGCACCTGATCCTGGAAATGAATTTCTCGCGGGTCCTCTGCTTCACCAACTCCCGAGAGAACTCCCACAG GCTCTTCCTGCTAGTGCAAGCTTTCGGGGGTGTGAGCGTGGCTGAGTTCTCCTCCCGGTACGGGCCCGGCCAGAGGAAGACAGTCTTGAAACAGTTTGAACAGGGAAAGATCCAGCT CCTCATCAGCACCGACGCCACTGCCCGAGGCATCGACGTGCGGGGTGTGGAGCTGGTGGTCAATTACGACGCTCCCCAGTACCTGAGGATCTACGTGCACCG GGTTGGGAGAACAGCCcgagctgggaaaactggacaggCCTTCACACTGCTTCTGAAAGTGCAG GAGAGGAGATTCCTGCAGATGCTGACAGAGGCTGGGGTGCCCGAGCTGGAGCGACACGAGGTCTCCAGTGAGCTCCTGCAACCGCTGGTGCCTCAGTATGAGGAGGCCCTGTCCCAACTGGAGAAGACCATCAAG GAAGAGCGAAAGCAGAAGGTGGCCTAG